One genomic region from Eptesicus fuscus isolate TK198812 chromosome 4, DD_ASM_mEF_20220401, whole genome shotgun sequence encodes:
- the MEFV gene encoding pyrin isoform X2 — MAKTPSDYLLHSLEELVPYDFEKFKFKLQNTSLEKEQQRIPRGLLPTARPVKLATLLLSHYGEKCAVQLTLQVLRAMNQHLLAEELHRAVDPEYLRQESGTDCPAMSCSSGENKPKSLKIPDGLEGDRQQQSGDGAASQPEAGKGPQKKPQGKRRDQKGSEGLDVQGKPGARGVTLFSRRSPFPAKLQGEKGSDPSVRLRRNASSAGRLQGLSSGSYAGSLGRKECKASEACAPSKKNRPRSLELTISSRERALSNLETLLPQEKVRSENLDSAAAPSKVATLDVGATMALEKGSRNPEHSVIMGRGTLRNTLSNVLLDGKETTGEHPEYTALLEKNRIEDPETPKTLGEAVGSELSNPEVPPSSGDFSTAMFPGRPQDEAVCPPCRAQKGDLVGSTCVHDSYSCSVASKDPKASDGCLPNCLRCQVSLPGKSSGGIEQQEGSPTASLSPTPLPQCTRHRKQVQLLFCEDHREPICLICSLSQEHRGHRVRPIEEAALEYKEQIQKQLEHLKALRSSGEEQRSEGDKNTANYLTQTEIQKQRVRHQMEQLCRFLEQQERLFVAWLEKLAQTIVQVRETYDTQVSRDIALLNELIEELETKQCQPEWELMQDIGVTLNRAKTVTVPEPWTTPLEVKEKIHLLHQKSEFVEKSMKHFSGTLRSEMETFSVPELIDAQAHAVNVILDAETAHPNLIISDDLKSARLGNKWIRMPDSPERFDSCIFALGSPSFLSGRHYWEVEVGDKTGWVLGICKASTSRKGNMTLSPENGYWVVMMMKRNEYQASTFPPTRLRMREPPRRVGIFLDYKAGDITFYNVTAKSHIYTFTSFSSTGPLQAIFSPGTHDGGKNMDPLTICPVGDQGPH, encoded by the exons ATGGCCAAGACCCCTAGTGACTATCTATTGCACTCCCTGGAGGAGCTGGTGCCCTACGACTTTGAGAAATTCAAGTTCAAGCTGCAAAACACCAGCCTGGAGAAGGAGCAACAACGGATACCCCGAGGCCTGCTCCCGACAGCCAGGCCCGTGAAGCTGGCCACTCTTCTGCTCAGCCACTATGGGGAGAAGTGTGCTGTGCAGCTGACCCTGCAGGTCCTGAGGGCCATGAACCAGCACCTCCTGGCAGAGGAGCTCCACAGGGCTGTTGACCCAG AATATCTGAGACAAGAAAGTGGCACTGACTGTCCCGCAATGTCTTGTTCCTCTGGGGAGAATAAGCCCAAGAGCCTGAAGATACCAGATGGCCTGGAAGGTGACAGACAGCAGCAAAGTGGTGATGGAGCAGCCAGCCAGCCCGAGGCTGGGAAGGGGCCCCAGAAGAAGCCTCAGGGCAAACGGAGAGATCAGAAGGGCTCAGAGGGCCTGGATGTGCAGGGCAAGCCAGGGGCCAGGGGTGTGACTCTGTTTTCCAGGAGAAGTCCGTTCCCCGCCAAGCTGCAAGGGGAGAAGGGCAGTGATCCCAGTGTCAGGCTACGCAGGAATGCCAGCTCTGCAGGGAGGCTCCAAGGACTCTCCAGTGGGTCATATGCTGGGTCCCTGGGAAGGAAAGAATGCAAGGCATCTGAAGCATGTGCACCTTCAAAAAAGAATCGGCCCAGAAGTCTTGAACTTACCATTTCTTCCAGAGAGAGAGCTCTCTCCAATCTAGAAACTCTTCTGCCTCAAGAGAAAGTGAGAAGTGAGAATCTGGACTCAGCAGCTGCCCCCAGCAAAGTGGCCACGCTGGATGTAGGGGCTACTATGGCTCTGGAGAAAGGCTCCAGAAATCCAGAACATTCTGTGATTATGGGAAGGGGAACATTGAGGAATACACTTTCCAATGTACTGTTGGATGGAAAGGAGACGACCGGGGAGCATCCAGAATACACAGCACTTTTGGAGAAAAACAGAATTGAGGATCCAGAGACCCCTAAGACCTTGGGGGAGGCAGTAGGCAGTGAGCTTTCAAACCCAGAAGTCCCTCCGTCTTCAG GGGATTTTTCCACTGCTATGTTCCCAGGGAGGCCGCAGGATGAAGCTGTGTGTCCCCCCTGCCGGGCCCAGAAAGGAGATCTGGTTGGTAGCACTTGTGTGCATGATTCCTACAGCTGCTCCGTTGCTTCTAAGGATCCCAAGGCCTCAGATGGTTGCTTGCCCAACTGCCTCAGGTGTCAGGTCTCGCTCCCAGGGAAGAGCTCTGGAGGCATCGAGCAGCAAGAGGGCTCACCGACGGCCAGCCTGAGCCCCACGCCCCTGCCGCAATGTACGCGTCACAGGAAGCAGGTCCAGCTGCTCTTCTGCGAGGACCACAGGGAGCCTATTTGCCTCATCTGCAGCCTGAGTCAGGAGCACCGAGGCCACCGGGTGCGCCCCATCGAGGAAGCTGCCCTGGAATACAAG GAGCAAATTCAGAAGCAGCTGGAGCATCTGAAGGCGTTGAGAAGCTCTGGAGAAGAGCAGAGATCTGAAGGGGATAAGAACACTGCAAACTACCTG ACACAAACGGAAATCCAGAAGCAGAGAGTCAGGCACCAGATGGAGCAGTTGTGCCGGTTTCTGGAGCAGCAAGAGCGGCTCTTTGTGGCCTGGCTGGAGAAGCTGGCACAGACCATTGTCCAGGTCAGGGAGACATATGACACCCAAGTGTCCAGGGACATTGCCCTTCTCAACGAGCTGATTGAGGAGCTGGAGACCAAGCAGTGCCAGCCGGAATGGGAGCTTATGCAG GACATCGGAGTAACCCTGAACAG AGCCAAGACAGTGACTGTCCCTGAGCCATGGACCACCCCTCTAGAGGTGAAAGAGAAGATCCACCTGCTCCACCAGAAATCAGAGTTTGTGGAGAAGAGCATGAAGCATTTCTCAG GAACTCTGCGTTCAGAAATGGAAACCTTCAGTG TTCCAGAACTGATTGATGCTCAGGCACATGCTG TTAATGTGATTCTGGATGCAGAGACTGCCCACCCCAACCTCATCATCTCTGATGACCTGAAGAGTGCTAGACTTGGAAACAAGTGGATCCGTATGCCTGACAGTCCAGAAAGATTTGATAGCTGCATTTTTGCTCTGGGTTCTCCGAGCTTCCTCTCTGGCCGTCATTACTgggaagtggaggtgggagaCAAGACAGGGTGGGTCCTGGGCATCTGCAAGGCATCCACAAGCAGAAAGGGGAACATGACTCTGTCCCCAGAGAATGGCTACtgggtggtgatgatgatgaagcGAAATGAGTACCAGGCATCCACCTTTCCCCCGACCCGCCTGCGGATGAGGGAGCCCCCCAGGCGTGTGGGCATCTTCCTGGACTACAAGGCTGGAGACATTACCTTTTACAATGTGACAGCCAAATCGCACATCTACACCTTCACCAGCTTCTCTTCCACTGGGCCCCTTCAAGCTATCTTCAGCCCTGGGACTCATGATGGAGGGAAGAACATGGATCCTCTCACCATCTGTCCAGTCGGTGACCAGGGGCCTCACTGA
- the MEFV gene encoding pyrin isoform X1, with protein MAKTPSDYLLHSLEELVPYDFEKFKFKLQNTSLEKEQQRIPRGLLPTARPVKLATLLLSHYGEKCAVQLTLQVLRAMNQHLLAEELHRAVDPEYLRQESGTDCPAMSCSSGENKPKSLKIPDGLEGDRQQQSGDGAASQPEAGKGPQKKPQGKRRDQKGSEGLDVQGKPGARGVTLFSRRSPFPAKLQGEKGSDPSVRLRRNASSAGRLQGLSSGSYAGSLGRKECKASEACAPSKKNRPRSLELTISSRERALSNLETLLPQEKVRSENLDSAAAPSKVATLDVGATMALEKGSRNPEHSVIMGRGTLRNTLSNVLLDGKETTGEHPEYTALLEKNRIEDPETPKTLGEAVGSELSNPEVPPSSGRPQDEAVCPPCRAQKGDLVGSTCVHDSYSCSVASKDPKASDGCLPNCLRCQVSLPGKSSGGIEQQEGSPTASLSPTPLPQCTRHRKQVQLLFCEDHREPICLICSLSQEHRGHRVRPIEEAALEYKEQIQKQLEHLKALRSSGEEQRSEGDKNTANYLTQTEIQKQRVRHQMEQLCRFLEQQERLFVAWLEKLAQTIVQVRETYDTQVSRDIALLNELIEELETKQCQPEWELMQDIGVTLNRAKTVTVPEPWTTPLEVKEKIHLLHQKSEFVEKSMKHFSGTLRSEMETFSVPELIDAQAHAVNVILDAETAHPNLIISDDLKSARLGNKWIRMPDSPERFDSCIFALGSPSFLSGRHYWEVEVGDKTGWVLGICKASTSRKGNMTLSPENGYWVVMMMKRNEYQASTFPPTRLRMREPPRRVGIFLDYKAGDITFYNVTAKSHIYTFTSFSSTGPLQAIFSPGTHDGGKNMDPLTICPVGDQGPH; from the exons ATGGCCAAGACCCCTAGTGACTATCTATTGCACTCCCTGGAGGAGCTGGTGCCCTACGACTTTGAGAAATTCAAGTTCAAGCTGCAAAACACCAGCCTGGAGAAGGAGCAACAACGGATACCCCGAGGCCTGCTCCCGACAGCCAGGCCCGTGAAGCTGGCCACTCTTCTGCTCAGCCACTATGGGGAGAAGTGTGCTGTGCAGCTGACCCTGCAGGTCCTGAGGGCCATGAACCAGCACCTCCTGGCAGAGGAGCTCCACAGGGCTGTTGACCCAG AATATCTGAGACAAGAAAGTGGCACTGACTGTCCCGCAATGTCTTGTTCCTCTGGGGAGAATAAGCCCAAGAGCCTGAAGATACCAGATGGCCTGGAAGGTGACAGACAGCAGCAAAGTGGTGATGGAGCAGCCAGCCAGCCCGAGGCTGGGAAGGGGCCCCAGAAGAAGCCTCAGGGCAAACGGAGAGATCAGAAGGGCTCAGAGGGCCTGGATGTGCAGGGCAAGCCAGGGGCCAGGGGTGTGACTCTGTTTTCCAGGAGAAGTCCGTTCCCCGCCAAGCTGCAAGGGGAGAAGGGCAGTGATCCCAGTGTCAGGCTACGCAGGAATGCCAGCTCTGCAGGGAGGCTCCAAGGACTCTCCAGTGGGTCATATGCTGGGTCCCTGGGAAGGAAAGAATGCAAGGCATCTGAAGCATGTGCACCTTCAAAAAAGAATCGGCCCAGAAGTCTTGAACTTACCATTTCTTCCAGAGAGAGAGCTCTCTCCAATCTAGAAACTCTTCTGCCTCAAGAGAAAGTGAGAAGTGAGAATCTGGACTCAGCAGCTGCCCCCAGCAAAGTGGCCACGCTGGATGTAGGGGCTACTATGGCTCTGGAGAAAGGCTCCAGAAATCCAGAACATTCTGTGATTATGGGAAGGGGAACATTGAGGAATACACTTTCCAATGTACTGTTGGATGGAAAGGAGACGACCGGGGAGCATCCAGAATACACAGCACTTTTGGAGAAAAACAGAATTGAGGATCCAGAGACCCCTAAGACCTTGGGGGAGGCAGTAGGCAGTGAGCTTTCAAACCCAGAAGTCCCTCCGTCTTCAG GGAGGCCGCAGGATGAAGCTGTGTGTCCCCCCTGCCGGGCCCAGAAAGGAGATCTGGTTGGTAGCACTTGTGTGCATGATTCCTACAGCTGCTCCGTTGCTTCTAAGGATCCCAAGGCCTCAGATGGTTGCTTGCCCAACTGCCTCAGGTGTCAGGTCTCGCTCCCAGGGAAGAGCTCTGGAGGCATCGAGCAGCAAGAGGGCTCACCGACGGCCAGCCTGAGCCCCACGCCCCTGCCGCAATGTACGCGTCACAGGAAGCAGGTCCAGCTGCTCTTCTGCGAGGACCACAGGGAGCCTATTTGCCTCATCTGCAGCCTGAGTCAGGAGCACCGAGGCCACCGGGTGCGCCCCATCGAGGAAGCTGCCCTGGAATACAAG GAGCAAATTCAGAAGCAGCTGGAGCATCTGAAGGCGTTGAGAAGCTCTGGAGAAGAGCAGAGATCTGAAGGGGATAAGAACACTGCAAACTACCTG ACACAAACGGAAATCCAGAAGCAGAGAGTCAGGCACCAGATGGAGCAGTTGTGCCGGTTTCTGGAGCAGCAAGAGCGGCTCTTTGTGGCCTGGCTGGAGAAGCTGGCACAGACCATTGTCCAGGTCAGGGAGACATATGACACCCAAGTGTCCAGGGACATTGCCCTTCTCAACGAGCTGATTGAGGAGCTGGAGACCAAGCAGTGCCAGCCGGAATGGGAGCTTATGCAG GACATCGGAGTAACCCTGAACAG AGCCAAGACAGTGACTGTCCCTGAGCCATGGACCACCCCTCTAGAGGTGAAAGAGAAGATCCACCTGCTCCACCAGAAATCAGAGTTTGTGGAGAAGAGCATGAAGCATTTCTCAG GAACTCTGCGTTCAGAAATGGAAACCTTCAGTG TTCCAGAACTGATTGATGCTCAGGCACATGCTG TTAATGTGATTCTGGATGCAGAGACTGCCCACCCCAACCTCATCATCTCTGATGACCTGAAGAGTGCTAGACTTGGAAACAAGTGGATCCGTATGCCTGACAGTCCAGAAAGATTTGATAGCTGCATTTTTGCTCTGGGTTCTCCGAGCTTCCTCTCTGGCCGTCATTACTgggaagtggaggtgggagaCAAGACAGGGTGGGTCCTGGGCATCTGCAAGGCATCCACAAGCAGAAAGGGGAACATGACTCTGTCCCCAGAGAATGGCTACtgggtggtgatgatgatgaagcGAAATGAGTACCAGGCATCCACCTTTCCCCCGACCCGCCTGCGGATGAGGGAGCCCCCCAGGCGTGTGGGCATCTTCCTGGACTACAAGGCTGGAGACATTACCTTTTACAATGTGACAGCCAAATCGCACATCTACACCTTCACCAGCTTCTCTTCCACTGGGCCCCTTCAAGCTATCTTCAGCCCTGGGACTCATGATGGAGGGAAGAACATGGATCCTCTCACCATCTGTCCAGTCGGTGACCAGGGGCCTCACTGA